The following proteins come from a genomic window of Macaca fascicularis isolate 582-1 chromosome 8, T2T-MFA8v1.1:
- the LOC135964540 gene encoding exonuclease GOR-like: protein MLRATAPCWFPPGYPEAKKVAEELALEALELPLPSHQPARNFGLWVPQMYNQASALVGIQAEPQNSGPAVAPEWPKMVTEAWYFPAQRASACQPPAAPRLTERPPAVRISAPRERKRIAHFPSPCLDTGPTDAKRTLAASSHQRSDGSKVGTQPWKTHNRSGMAYRTSTTDSSKRIAHRPSLRSLKKPILLRKSGCRVPTVIRRGYLQLLTKECLQFCASEQEAKEKALNEEKVAHDRSPNKNVYLNVVLNALKRLKGLTPSSMPGLSRTALYSRLQDFLLTREQLKENGYPFPHPERPGGAVLFTAQGKGPGDSSRRVCCRCGTEYLVSPSGRCVRDQVCYYHWGRVRSSQVAGGRLTQYTCCAAAPGSVGCQVAKQHVRDGRKESLDGFVKTFKKEFSRDAYPGIYALDCEMCYTTHGLELTRVTVVDADMRVVYDTFVKPDNEIVDYNTRFSGVTEADVAQTSITLPKVQAILLSFFSAQTILIGHSLESDLLALKLIHSTVVDTAVLFPHYRGFPYKRSLRNLTADYLGQIIQDSQDGHDSCQDANACLQLVMWKVRERAGIQRGHPSASPAALACPQTQASSTTAIAPES, encoded by the coding sequence ATGTTGAGAGCCACAGCTCCTTGCTGGTTCCCACCCGGATATCCAGAAGCTAAGAAGGTGGCCGAGGAGCTGGCCCTCGAGGCTCTAGAGCTCCCACTGCCCTCTCATCAACCTGCCCGGAACTTCGGGCTCTGGGTGCCCCAGATGTACAACCAGGCCTCAGCGCTTGTGGGGATCCAGGCGGAGCCTCAGAATAGCGGTCCGGCCGTGGCCCCAGAGTGGCCCAAGATGGTGACGGAGGCGTGGTACTTCCCTGCGCAGAGGGCATCGGCCTGCCAGCCGCCAGCCGCCCCAAGGCTGACAGAGAGGCCCCCCGCAGTCCGCATCTCAGCCcccagggagaggaagaggatcGCCCACTTTCCCAGCCCTTGCTTGGACACAGGTCCCACAGATGCCAAGAGAACCCTGGCGGCCAGCAGCCACCAACGCTCCGATGGCTCCAAGGTCGGCACACAGCCATGGAAGACGCACAACAGGTCAGGGATGGCATACAGGACCTCCACCACCGACAGCTCTAAGCGAATCGCCCATCGTCCATCCTTACGGAGTCTGAAGAAACCCATCCTCCTCCGAAAGTCTGGGTGCCGAGTCCCCACCGTCATCCGCCGAGGCTATCTCCAACTGCTCACCAAAGAGTGTCTCCAGTTCTGCGCCTCCGAGCAGGAGGCGAAGGAGAAGGCGCTGAACGAGGAGAAGGTGGCCCACGACCGCAGCCCCAACAAGAACGTCTACCTGAATGTGGTGCTGAACGCCCTCAAGAGACTGAAGGGCCTGACCCCCAGCTCCATGCCCGGCCTCAGCAGGACCGCTCTGTACAGCCGCCTCCAGGACTTCCTGCTCACTCGGGAGCAGCTCAAGGAGAACGGCTACCCCTTCCCGCACCCCGAGCGGCCCGGAGGCGCCGTCCTCTTCACTGCCCAGGGGAAGGGGCCAGGCGACTCCTCCCGCAGGGTCTGCTGCCGCTGTGGCACCGAGTACCTGGTGTCCCCTTCGGGCCGCTGTGTACGCGACCAGGTGTGTTACTACCACTGGGGGAGGGTCCGCTCCAGCCAAGTGGCCGGAGGCCGGCTTACCCAGTACACCTGCTGTGCAGCCGCTCCTGGCTCCGTGGGCTGCCAGGTGGCAAAGCAGCACGTGCGGGACGGCCGCAAGGAGAGCCTGGATGGCTTCGTGAAGACCTTCAAGAAAGAGTTTTCCAGAGACGCTTATCCCGGAATCTACGCCTTGGACTGTGAGATGTGCTACACCACGCACGGCCTAGAGCTGACCCGTGTCACCGTGGTGGACGCCGACATGCGGGTGGTGTACGACACCTTCGTCAAGCCCGACAACGAGATCGTGGACTACAACACCAGGTTTTCCGGCGTGACCGAGGCCGACGTCGCCCAGACCAGCATCACGTTGCCGAAAGTCCAAGCCATCCTGCTGAGCTTTTTCAGCGCCCAAACCATCCTCATCGGGCACAGCCTGGAGAGCGACCTGCTGGCCCTGAAGCTGATCCACAGCACCGTGGTGGACACGGCGGTGCTCTTCCCGCACTACCGGGGTTTCCCCTACAAGCGCTCCCTAAGGAATCTCACGGCCGACTACCTCGGACAGATCATCCAGGACAGCCAGGACGGGCACGACTCCTGCCAGGACGCAAACGCCTGCCTGCAGCTGGTGATGTGGAAAGTCCGAGAGCGCGCCGGGATCCAGCGAGGCCACCCGTCCGCCTCTCCCGCCGCCCTGGCCTGTCCTCAGACCCAGGCCTCTTCCACAACTGCGATCGCTCCCGAGAGCTAA